In the genome of Scylla paramamosain isolate STU-SP2022 chromosome 2, ASM3559412v1, whole genome shotgun sequence, the window taaaggaagaattggggaaagggaggaggaatgatgtGGCAAAAATGGTAGATAGCAGATGAATAAGTTTTGTGAATAAATTGTGGTGAGAGCTTGTTGAATCTTTAAAATGATTGATAAGTAATACTAGCATGAACTGTACTCAAGTATTACACATAACACCAGATACTGAGGTAATGTGAGAAGAAACAAGTCAACAACAATCAATGCTGTGAAAAATGACACTGTGAACCGTGAAAAATTTGcaataaaaaaacatcaacatccTCTAAACTATTTTACTTACTCTAACACTGGcatgttttcttttagttcTATCATCAAAATCTTCAAActtttttaaatgtaaaaaaaaagcactctaGGTAAAggattttattctcttttcctgatttactttttttttaggtgtgaCAGACTGTTTACAATCTTCCATAGTCTGGGTCCACAACATCCACGTTAAGAAAACATCATCTTTATTATCAACATCAATATCATTGTTACCTGAATGCAACATGAGATTGGTAATACAAAAGTGATGAATGAGGTTAAAGCTAACCATTGGAACGGTCTGTCTCACTAAAATTAAAGATAGAAGTATGAAAATACTAAGAAGAAAAGCACTGTCACAAGTACTAGCATGCATGTAATTCCCAGGAGTGAGGCATCAGACTCAATACAAAGGTGGCAGtttgattattattactgaCACCATCTACCTGGAAAATATGACACTTCTTTATTAAGTAtgtctatgattttttttataaccaaTTTAAGATTGCAATAACTTACCTCAATGAAGTTGGCGAAGCTGACACAGATTGAAGTGAGCTTTGAAATTATGCGCAGTAACTCTGGTGAAGTTAACATGCAGTCCTTGAGGCATCCACTAAGAAAGTCATTGTGGAAAGATAACACATCATCCACATTCTCCACCTGAGACAATACAGGTGACTAGTTAATGCCTCTAACATAAATTCAATGCAAATAAAATTCAGCATAAAAATACATTAATTTTTCAGTATTCTTGAAGTAATAAGAATTataatcaaaataatgaaatacaaaccTTCTGCATTTTATTTATGAAGGTCTGCCAGTTATGCTCTATGACCTCAAACATCATGTAGTACTCAATATTTTGAATAAAGTTGAGCATCCGTTGCCTCAGAGCAAATGCAGCAGTGTAAGTTCGAGATGCAGACACAGGGAAGCTCTTGGCAACCTTGTTGCTAACCCAAACCCTGAAAAGATTTTAATttgagatcttttttttttaatgtaagaggggcactggctaaggaaaaaaggctcactgagatgccagttccaaaagaaaggtcaaaagggtCATCCAtaactggaggataagtgtcttaaaatgtccctcttgaaagagtttaaatcataaggaggaaatagagaagcaggcagggagttctacagtttactagaaaaagggatgaaggattgGGAATATTGGTTATTTCTTGTgaagcaaggctgcaggaggatgGTAAGGCAAGCAATTAGCAAGATCTGAggagcagttagtgtgaaaatagtggtagaagatactCGTAGCgagagatacaacattgtggcgatgggagaggctgagttaataagacaaaatgcttttgatttcaccctttctagaagagcagtgtgaggaaaaactggcagagatgactcagaacccctaacttcaaggaagctgttttagctagagatgagatgtgaagttttctgtttagattacaagtaaaCAACAGGCTGAGGTTTGGCTTAGATCACtgaagaataataagagagtggggtAACAAGACAGAACTCTGAGAAACACTACTGTTGATAGACTTAAGAAATGAGTAGTGACCAGCAACAGaatagtcagaaaggaaacttgaaatgaagttagagagaagaACAGAAGCTGTAGGAGAGTGGTTTGGAAATTAAAACCAGACTATCAAATGCTTCTGATGTGTTTaaagtaacagcaaaagtttcaccaaatccCTAAAGGAGGATGACCCAACACTCAGTatggaaagccagatcaccagtagagcagccatAACAGAAACCATACTGTCAATCAGATGATGCATAAAGCTTTAGGCCTTAAAGACAAAAATGGGGAGCATGTTCatgtaaaaagataatgaataatCTTGCTGCTGACAATCTCTTTCATTCCTGATCTGCTTACCTACATAGTAACTGTTCAACATGCTTGCAATAAAACAGGTGTCTAAAAATCATCTGGTAACAGGCAATAGTTTTCTTGTCCAGCACCAACGACAGAGGCCAAGTGACTTTGTAACCAAGGGAGAAGCCTTCTAAGCCAGTGAGCTGCAGCCTCTCTTCTTGAGGGTAGTACTCTCGTTCATCTTCTGTCTCAATGCTGTGAATGGATAACATTAGGCTTCTGCATATCTTTAAATACCTATGCCAGTCAGTTCTTCATTTAAGTTATACAGTGGAAAGACTAACATTTCAAGATGAACAACCAACCTGAGGATCCTCAACATTTGATTCATTAAAGTAATAGGCTGGAGGTCACATTCAATGTCATCTTTATAGGGATCAGAGTTGGCAGCAGAGGTTCTGAGTGCCAGTTCAAGTAAAGACTCCAGTCTTGTTGGCAGCACATCATCAATGTTTTTAGTCAACTCTTCCTCGCAGAGACTCATTAACTGCACAACAAAGTCTCCTTGGTCCAGCAGAAAGTAGTGCTTGATTGACCTAAAAAAGAAGTCTTAATTGACTTCTTTGGCTATGGAAATCAAGACATATGCATGTAACATTGTAGTataagtaaatagaataacTATTACAGTTCTGAATGCCATCCCAAACTAGTAAGAAATGCTTATTTGTAAAGTAATATTGCATTTATCTTTTACAGTGTTTCTAAccgtaaaagagaaaaaggatcaTGTCCAAGAAGTGCTACCTTAAGCGACCCATgagatccttttcctccatgAGAAGCTGAAGTATCCTTTTTGAAGCAAAGTTGTAGGTTTTTTCAATAAGTTCACCATAGGAGCGTGAGCACAGACCATACACCAGGACCCCAGGATCTGGGCACACTACACTCTGATCTGTAATTGGGATAAATATCAGGAAGAAATTCTGAATACATGTAAGGAGAGACCTGCATGAATTCATCACATTAATCTGAAATCTgaatttattactatttctctAGTCCAAAATATCAATATCTCTCTAATACCATCCCCCAAGGGGATGGCCATGTTTCTGGAAGAAATGACCTGGCTCCCTTTATAATGTATCTAAGCCCAGGCTTACATACCTTATAAAGGCATTGTAAGCAAAACAGGACTCATCTTTTCTCACTTTAAGGATAGAAATACAATGAAAGGGTTTCAAGTCCCTTTGCTGTTTCTCAGAACCACCTTCTATGATGTGCAAGGAATGCAGCAGCAGGACTCATTTGTGCAATGTGCAGTCAGATACATACATCTattctacttttctctctctgacacactgCTTCCTGTGGGAGCACTCCACAAGAGAGTGACCCTAACAGAAGAGCCTCCACCTCCAGACACACCTTCTTAGTTGGTTCAAGCCATCTTTCTAAACTATTCCCTCTTTCACACATTTACTCCTTTATTGTAGCTTTCCACCTTCCAAGTGGATTTCTTCCCTTATTAGAACTTTcaatttcacattttttcagTCTTCATTCTCAGTCTGGTCTGATGATAGTTTTTGACAATATAAACAGCACATATGTTTTGAAGAAGAGGGTGGGGGAATTAGTGGAGAcccttaatgaaaaaaaaaaatggatgtttTGGGGAAACAAGAATGCAAATTAGATGTGAAGGATATGTAAAGAATGCAAGGTATAGGCAGTGAATGGATGTAGTAGTGTTGTGATGTTGTGTGGAtgagaaaagcaaaggaagggaaaaagaagactgTGCACTGTAAACATCTCTTATGGTGTGGAAAGGTGTAGATGTGAGAATTACTGGGTTTGATTCTAGGACATTGAAGTTTCTGAGCCTAACTAGTCACTGAGCATTGGCTGTCACACCTAAATTAGGGCTTGCTGTCATCATAAATATCCCAATATATTTCCCAGTTGTTCTCTTGTGAGGCAGCTGGCTAATGCCTTGTAGAACCCAATCAAGACCATTCTCTTTGACAAGTTCTCAGGAACAggcataaaaaatgtaaatgaaaatgatgatattACATTATAGTAGCACAAACATCATCTTCACTGATCAAATTTGTACACTGACATGCACAAATCATAAGGCTTGATCATCTACTTCATGCAGCTCTTGATAAATAACAAACTCCAATGACTTACCAGACTGTCTTATCACATTGAGATATTTTCCTGTACGAAGAATGACAGTAGCATGGTGTTGCAGGAATGAGGGAATGTTTTGAGCCACAGTTGTGTAACGTTTTTCCCAATAGTCATCAGCAggatcttcctcttcatcttcctcactTCCACTCTCCCTGTCAACTACCATGAACTGGAACATGATAAATGAATTATTTCACCCATAACTATTCTTATTCATTACAAACAAGAACATTTAAGTAGTTCCTATGAAAAATACATGtggctctttctttttttgcaatgaaataaaattttttaatcATGATAACAAACTAGGATCCAAATTAATCTACCACTACATTTCTTTTACATAATGTGCTACATTCAAGGTAAGGAGTGGagcactgattgactgattgtaGGACTGCAAGAATAGAGCAGAACCAAGAAGTTGGACAAGGTAAAAGCTATTCATGAATTAATCTCTTGGAAATGCCTTTCCATGCACATGAAAAGtagaatatatgtaaaaaaaagtactgcTTTATAATTAAATTTGATCAATGAAGATGATGTTTTCACTACTGTGAAAGATAGTACAAAAGCTGAAAAGCAGGACTGGGAAAGAGGACAAGTAAACTAATGTGCATATTTGTACCAGTGATATATTGGATATTAAATTTTAGAGTTTCACTGATGTGGAGGTGGAACCAGATATCTATTTCTCAGAAAAAGTGGTTGCAGATAATATCATGGATGTTGAAATAGTAATATTTGCAGATGCAGATGTGGTTGCCATTTATTTTACCTCTATTTATGTGGTTGTGGATGTGGATGCAGATCATCTTTACACatcacaacataaaaaaaaaagcattgtaTCTGCAACATAAAGctacagagaagagagaaaaagagatagagaaaaaaataaaaaataaaaaataaaaaaataaaataaataaataaataaataaataaaaataaacaaaaataataataaataaagagaaaaagataataacatcagtaaaaaaatttaaatatacaTTTTGAGAATGTACAAGATGTACCTGGGAAAGGGAAGTAGAGAGCacaaggagatggagggagcgGAAGTGAGAAAGGGATGGACAGGGAAAGGACAAAAAGGAGTAAGGGACAGGGAAAGGGAATATTTATTTCCCACTACTTCCTCTTCAcacatttttcatccttcctgcttatgtttatttttctactttctccccatacccccatccttttccttcactcttcctccacttccttgccccatgtactctccttccttcattacaaACTCCCCCCTACTTCACAATATGTCCTTTACTtcccttgttcctttcctctcccttcatcttctgtcttgtctcaaacctctctccctgtcacctACCCTATATCTGTACAAGATAAACATGGGAGTGATACcttgctctttcttcttcactccaTCCACAgcactcacactctctcaccTTCTTGAATAATTCCATTCTCATTCACAGTCACTCTCATTCTATCTATCAATCCTCAGGATTATtctaaacatctctctctcacatttcatATTTCACTGATTttcacacgcactcacacttttgttctctctcatACTGATTCATTCCGTCCCACTCTAATTAGCACTCATTCCCATCCCCACTCTCAGTCTCACTCACACTTAATTTCAGTTGTTTTCATAGTCTAACTCCTGGTTGTTTCCTCCAGCTTGACTCTGACTCATGTTTATTAGCATTTATTCCTTCCTGTCCACAACCATTCTCACTCTATTAATCTCTCACATCACACTGATTTTCCATTCAACTCATTCACACTTACCCTCACTTTCACTCCCTCAAACTTGGCCTGTTTCAATTCACATGCTCATTcccacagactctctctctctctctctctctctctctctctctctctctctctctctctctctctctctctcttttatacttTCAGTGTACTTAACACTCTCAGTCAGCCTCCCTTATTCAttcttacaaacacacaaatctgTAACCTGCACATTTCTTTGATACAGAGGCAGAACTTTTGTTATTTGAAAATGCCATTGCAAATATTAATGTGGATTTTTGTAATATCAAAAAGTGGGTGGAGATAGTATTTTCACCATGGATGCTCTGCAGATCTAGATGAGGGGATGGGTATCCAATAAATCACAAATTTTTACATAGGTTGGTTTTGAAGGTTGAAACTTTACTTAAAAACTGAGGTGAGGTTTGacttaaacacaaaaaaacagtgATATGAACTTCTACGCAGGTACATATggtaatgaaaataagtaaattacaATGGTTAGCTATGTGAAGTGAAAGCAAAAAGAATAAGCCAGTGAAACAAACTGAGCATTTTAAAGTGGAATGTAGTATCAACAGGAAGACCAAAGCCATAAAAAGATCCTGCAAATTTATTAAACAGAGattcaagaaaacacacacactgacatcatatatatatatatatatatatatatatatatatatatatatatatatatatatatatatatatatatatatatatatatatatatatatatatatatatatatatacacacacacacacacacacacacacacacacacacacacacacacattacctcaTGATAAGGATCATTAATGATGCCTCTCTTTAACCATTTGGTTAACATATCCATGTATGGAACAGCAGCAGACTGTGTGAGGAAAAGCATCACTTCCTGCAGTTGGCCACAACCAGTCAGATTGGTAGTGCGATCATGAAGAAGGCTTAAAACAGCACCACCATGAGCATCAGACTGAAAGAAGGCATTAAATTCAAAGAACATTTCTGAACAACTTGGCTAATCTCCATATTAATCtcttatgtgtatgtgtgtgtgtgtgtgtgtgtgtgtgtgtatttacctagttgtaacaaatgggagaggagctaagctcgtactgtcctgtctccataactgtttttatcaaacttttccttaaagtcatgaatatttgtagcacacaccacttccccttccagtccattccatgcctctatgcttctatgagggaagctaaacttctttatgtcccttctgcaggtggttacttttagttttcttccatgtcctcttgtttctctttcatttattataaagagatgttccctatctagtttttccatcccactcagCAATCTGTACAATGCAATCGTCACCTCTCTCCTGTCTCTTTTCCAAGGTTGGGAGTTGCATTCTACCTAGTCGCTCCTCATATGACAAATCTTGCAATTCCGTTATCATCTctgttgctgctctctgtattccttccaactttcttaTGTGCTTTTTTTCACGTGGTGACCAAATTACCACTGCATATTCTAATCTTGGATGCAtcattgtggtgattattttcctcatcatttctatatccagataagcaaaggcaactcttatgtttcttagtaggctgagagtttcacctgttgtcttgttattatgtttttctggtgataaattttctgagaaaatcactcccagatcttttctcttatcttattttttaatttcccatcttatagttatagctacaccttctgttactttttccaaattccatctttttacacttaccagagttaaattccatttgccatctgttgctccacttccacaccttgtctatatttctttgtaatttttcaCAATCTTccgttcccttcactcttctcataaGTTTTGCATCGTCAGCAAGAAGACTAACATAACTGGATACagctatgtatgtgtgtgtgtgtttacccagTTGTAATTTACTGGGCCTGAGCTATGATCAtgtggtcctgtctccatatctacacttgtccagtttttccttgaAGTTGTGCATACTCGTTGCAGATACTACATCCTCACTGTGTTCCACACTTCTATATTttctgtgggaaactatatttcttgatgttactcaagcatcttccttttcttagtttttcctGTGTCCTCGTATGTATCTggtatttcctacttctcttagcagcagtttctccttatctatttcttccactctattccacaatttataaattagtattaGGTCTCCCCTTTATCTTCTCtgttccaatgttggcagattcatttcctttaacctgtcttcatatgttaattcttccagttctggaaccatctttgttgccatcctttgtatcctttctagtttttttacAGGTTTCTTCTTGAAGGGAGACCACACagattcagcatattccagctttgatctaatcatagtggtaattatctttctcatcatatctttatccatgtagtggaatgttgttccaatatttctcaccattttatATGTACTTCTGaatatctttcctctttcctgagTGTTGACTATCTTGtattatcactcccagatctttctcttcttgtatttttattatttcttcatttcccattttatatgtccattttagtttctttcacttttccaatttccattacatgacattttttcacattaaattctatctcccatttcttactccaatCCCAAATTTTATTTATGTCCTCTTGCAGAATTTTGCTGTCCTTGTTGTTTCTTAcatgtctttgtaattttgcatcatATGCAAACAAACTCATGTAACTCTACTTCTTTTGACATTtcatttatgtagatcaggaaaagtattggtgccagcactgatccttgtcATACaccactatctacttttctccattttgattttagatcttttactaccattctcatttctctctcctttaagcaactttccatccagttttttttacttttccgtTTCATCCTCTTATAGTTTCTAGCTTTCATAATAACCtgttgtggggaactttgtTGAAAGTCATTTTTAGATTTAAATATACACAGTCtactcatccatccctctcctgtgttatatcagtcactcttgaataaaaaaatcatcaaaTTGTTTATACATGATTGCTTTTGTCTAAAGCAATCATATGTAACATGATTGCTATAGATTTTTTCACAAAATCTTACATGCTATGTtggtcattgatactggtctataggttagtggttcttctttctttccacttttataaattgGTACTATAtctatgagtgtgtgtgtgtgtatgagagagagagagagaaattagttgAATATTGATTGGCTTATATCTACACAATGTATAGTACATCCCATTACTAACCTTGCTAATGACTTTGGTAACTGAAGCCAACATATCCATCACTGCCATAGTCTTTTCCACATAAAAGTACAATTTGTGCAGGGTAAGAGCCCATCGCTGATGAAGTCCCTCCAATTGTGTAACCAATAACTGAAATGTACACAAAATTTTTAAAGTTTCTTATAGCCAACTTTACCATTCCAAAGTATTCATATCACatgcaaggaaaagaacagcTTTCAAAACTTCAGAAAAGAAGGTACTCCACAGATGTTGAAAGTGTAATTATCTACAGGTGAACTTAATTACCTAGTCTCAGCCAGTTGAGTAGTTGGTACTAATCTTAGGTCAATACTGatgtgaaattttgtgaaactACAGATAAGTATACCTTCACAAGAAGCACATTATGTCTATATCTCCAATCTgtctttactaaaaaaaaaaaaatcattactttTCACTTTCAGATTTTATTTCAATACAAGATTATCTCAATGCAACAAGGTAACTGCAATTCAAGAtaaaggatgagaaaagaaaaatcaataaagaaattTTTAGCTCAGTAATATAAGTAAATCATGAGAAATGTTAGAGATGGCAtgattttggtacttaactgTTGGAAGAATTCTTTAGGATAAGCAGTAGAATACACCTGTCATGTTTCCTGGCAGATATGCAAAGAGCATGTCTCCAAAGACTTGAGTGTTTCCTTACCATGTAATCCTTAATGAGGGATGTGATGGCAGCTGATAAAGCATGGTTAACTAGACCATGGTGGTATCTGCTGCGACTCTCCACAAACCTTGTGAGCTGTGAATAATGGCCACAAAGTGGTAGAATACGGCTCACCAGAGTCCTCAAAGAAGGTTCTGTTGAGATAAAAAGCAGAGACAAATTAAATACTAAATTCAGGAGGAAAACAAGTTAAAGAAGAGAATGATATGATTTACCAAAAGATTGATTtagcaaagaaagaaatcagAAGAGCTGATAGAGATGAATGGAGAATGACAGTGGTGAGAGCATTAAAATGATGTGGTCTTGTTGATCCCTGGGAAGGGGTGTGGGTGCACTTGGCAAGGACCATTGGCATACAGACTCAGTTAGGATGCAGGACAATCTGTAGGAAGTGCTCTCCACCTGCTGTAGTCCCAGGATTGGAATAGGTGTAGGGTAAGAgacagtctcattatgaaggggcaAAGGGAAACCATTGCATGCTGTTGGGCCTTGCTACAGATGAATGTGGGCAGCTGTGCTATGCTTCAGCACATGGAATGTAGTACAGTGTTCCATCAGACTCTCCCTTTCTACTACATGCTGATAAggctaagaatgtgaatgatgCATATGAGTGCATGGGCCACCCCAGATGAGATTCCTGCCctggtgtatagatagatacattaaTTAAAAAGATTGATGTTTGTGATAACTGCTATTCTGTGTTCAAGAAAGACAATGTTGTGACACTGAGTGGAGAAGATTGGGGATGACCTTTGTCCTGTAGTTTgctcagtctgtgtgtgtgtgtgtgtgtgtgtgtgtgtgtgtgtgtgtgcactacaGGCTTTGATTTTACACACTGGAATAAAAGAATACTCACTTCTAATTACCTTTCATCAAGAATTTGCTGgtcattttttatttcccacTCTCAATATGCACAGAGTGTCCATAAAGTCTCTTTGCAGTTTAATAAATTACAAAagtaaatgaacagataaatcTTTGGAAATTAATACAAAATGAGGAGTAGATATTGATTTCTCCCCCTTCATTTGGTACACCTCTATATGGGCACCATTACCTGCACAAAGCACATCAAGACAGTAATGGATTCCTTGCCATGTTTACTGTAGCATAGCCTCATCAGTGGTGGCAATGGTATCAGCAATGTTTTGCTTCAGGTTGTTGATGTCCTTTATCTTTGTTCTATATACAATATCTTTAACATAACACCATAGAAAGAAGTCCAGGGGAATGATATCTAGGGAACGAGGTGGCCAGGGAAGTGAGTCATCCTTTCCAATCCACCACTGATCTGGAAATGTTTGATTTAGGAGCCCACAAACATGCAGTCCCTAATGGTGCACTATCTTACAGGAAAAATTATGGTTGGTTCCTTGTTCCCCAGTCACCCAGTTGTGATGTCACATAAATTATTTAGTCAAGGTAAACACCTGCAAAAATAGATCTCCAGACCAGTGGTGGATTGGAAAGGATGGCTCACTTCCCTGGCCACCTTGTTCCCCAGATATCACTCCCCTGGACTTCTTTCTATGGTGTTATGTTAAAGATATTGTGTATAGAACAAAGATAAAGGATATCAATGACCTGAAGCAAAAGTTTGCTGATGCCACTGCCATCACTGATGAGGCTATGCTACAGTAAACATGGCAAGGAATCCATTACTGTCTTGATGTGCTTTGTGCAGGTAATGGTGCCCATATAGAGGTGTACCaaatgagggggaaaaaatcatTATCTACTCCTCATTTTGTATTAATTTCCAAagatttatctattcatttgctTTTGTAATAAATCTATTAAATTGTAAAGAGACTTTATGGACATCTCGTATTACCAATAAAATGCCTAGATGGCGACTGATGAGCAaagctgtcagtaatgcaaCAATGGAAGCACCATGCATATTAACAACCTGCCTAATATTCGAACCACTAACTCATAACTTTGTGGTGTATACCATTGGATAGGAAATTTAATTCTGCATTCAGTGGTATGTGCCTGCTCTTGTTGAGACAAACAAGAATTGGcaaaaattgcagaaaactgacaATATCCCATTTTtgacacccttctactttttgcAAGTTACCTAAGAACTTCACCAAACAGAGGAGATGAAAGCTTTATAAAATAAAGTTGAGAGTTGTGCTATCATATGGTGCTAATTTTGCTAAGACAGGAGGGTGGTTCCAGAGATATTAGCATTTAAATAGCATTATGGTCGGGCCAGGCCACTCAAAATGAAACAACCTCCATAGAAAAC includes:
- the LOC135110179 gene encoding gamma-tubulin complex component 2-like isoform X3, translating into MLHGGAVMSEFRIHHQVSELFSLLGIKSDAAERYTEHLSNSAERMDNGQESAASAVHILAEAAPDPQAFLTKYNELKSRNMRDLDRLVVVLSGLVQDPGIRQAVEGRSRLRLEEDGLSLTTVPSVLADIEQATQTTLSRDQLNELRERLLRESQVSHAPSEALQNIERMNESRARHLGPTTPEWLDNRPYLSLDFVKVEQSQDGGILGNIASTSQEHQLIEDVLNVMMGIEGMYITVQLPSKHYDPPQFTVDTSVEPSLRTLVSRILPLCGHYSQLTRFVESRSRYHHGLVNHALSAAITSLIKDYMLLVTQLEGLHQRWALTLHKLYFYVEKTMAVMDMLASVTKVISKSDAHGGAVLSLLHDRTTNLTGCGQLQEVMLFLTQSAAVPYMDMLTKWLKRGIINDPYHEFMVVDRESGSEEDEEEDPADDYWEKRYTTVAQNIPSFLQHHATVILRTGKYLNVIRQSDQSVVCPDPGVLVYGLCSRSYGELIEKTYNFASKRILQLLMEEKDLMGRLRSIKHYFLLDQGDFVVQLMSLCEEELTKNIDDVLPTRLESLLELALRTSAANSDPYKDDIECDLQPITLMNQMLRILSIETEDEREYYPQEERLQLTGLEGFSLGYKVTWPLSLVLDKKTIACYQMIFRHLFYCKHVEQLLCRVWVSNKVAKSFPVSASRTYTAAFALRQRMLNFIQNIEYYMMFEVIEHNWQTFINKMQKVENVDDVLSFHNDFLSGCLKDCMLTSPELLRIISKLTSICVSFANFIEDSPEPAATTHEDSQSFEQTISRFELQFSGMIYTLMERILEMGRDSYNDALVNVIYRLDLNMYYTKKHEHLRLVASPDASVECNSGPLSSECEEAAQDMPHL
- the LOC135110179 gene encoding gamma-tubulin complex component 2-like isoform X4, coding for MSEFRIHHQVSELFSLLGIKSDAAERYTEHLSNSAERMDNGQESAASAVHILAEAAPDPQAFLTKYNELKSRNMRDLDRLVVVLSGLVQDPGIRQAVEGRSRLRLEEDGLSLTTVPSVLADIEQATQTTLSRDQLNELRERLLRESQVSHAPSEALQNIERMNESRARHLGPTTPEWLDNRPYLSLDFVKVEQSQDGGILGNIASTSQEHQLIEDVLNVMMGIEGMYITVQLPSKHYDPPQFTVDTSVEPSLRTLVSRILPLCGHYSQLTRFVESRSRYHHGLVNHALSAAITSLIKDYMLLVTQLEGLHQRWALTLHKLYFYVEKTMAVMDMLASVTKVISKSDAHGGAVLSLLHDRTTNLTGCGQLQEVMLFLTQSAAVPYMDMLTKWLKRGIINDPYHEFMVVDRESGSEEDEEEDPADDYWEKRYTTVAQNIPSFLQHHATVILRTGKYLNVIRQSDQSVVCPDPGVLVYGLCSRSYGELIEKTYNFASKRILQLLMEEKDLMGRLRSIKHYFLLDQGDFVVQLMSLCEEELTKNIDDVLPTRLESLLELALRTSAANSDPYKDDIECDLQPITLMNQMLRILSIETEDEREYYPQEERLQLTGLEGFSLGYKVTWPLSLVLDKKTIACYQMIFRHLFYCKHVEQLLCRVWVSNKVAKSFPVSASRTYTAAFALRQRMLNFIQNIEYYMMFEVIEHNWQTFINKMQKVENVDDVLSFHNDFLSGCLKDCMLTSPELLRIISKLTSICVSFANFIEDSPEPAATTHEDSQSFEQTISRFELQFSGMIYTLMERILEMGRDSYNDALVNVIYRLDLNMYYTKKHEHLRLVASPDASVECNSGPLSSECEEAAQDMPHL
- the LOC135110179 gene encoding gamma-tubulin complex component 2-like isoform X2, giving the protein MSEFRIHHQVSELFSLLGIKSDAAERYTEHLSNSAERMDNGQESAASAVHILAEAAPDPQAFLTKYNELKSRNMRDLDRLVVVLSGLVQDPGIRQAVEGRSRLRLEEDGLSLTTVPSVLADIEQATQTTLSRDQLNELRERLLRESQVSHAPSEALQNIERMNESRARHLGPTTPEWLDNRPYLSLDFVKVEQSQDGGILGNIASTSQEHQLIEDVLNVMMGIEGMYITVQLPSKHYDPPQFTVDTSVEPSLRTLVSRILPLCGHYSQLTRFVESRSRYHHGLVNHALSAAITSLIKDYMLLVTQLEGLHQRWALTLHKLYFYVEKTMAVMDMLASVTKVISKSDAHGGAVLSLLHDRTTNLTGCGQLQEVMLFLTQSAAVPYMDMLTKWLKRGIINDPYHEFMVVDRESGSEEDEEEDPADDYWEKRYTTVAQNIPSFLQHHATVILRTGKYLNVIRQSDQSVVCPDPGVLVYGLCSRSYGELIEKTYNFASKRILQLLMEEKDLMGRLRSIKHYFLLDQGDFVVQLMSLCEEELTKNIDDVLPTRLESLLELALRTSAANSDPYKDDIECDLQPITLMNQMLRILSIETEDEREYYPQEERLQLTGLEGFSLGYKVTWPLSLVLDKKTIACYQMIFRHLFYCKHVEQLLCRVWVSNKVAKSFPVSASRTYTAAFALRQRMLNFIQNIEYYMMFEVIEHNWQTFINKMQKVENVDDVLSFHNDFLSGCLKDCMLTSPELLRIISKLTSICVSFANFIERMKKYYMEAELWVSDERRDSVDHEDSPEPAATTHEDSQSFEQTISRFELQFSGMIYTLMERILEMGRDSYNDALVNVIYRLDLNMYYTKKHEHLRLVASPDASVECNSGPLSSECEEAAQDMPHL